Proteins encoded together in one Peribacillus asahii window:
- a CDS encoding sigma-54-dependent Fis family transcriptional regulator, whose protein sequence is MLASTSTFNNLSTWKRFISEGVLDSARLNKQIEESWYRCRQEQVNPYLREGNYVLTNELLTVQREKNALLMEIALPHLARMSPLIKESGMIALLVDSDGYVLSLSGNEKTLDDARKINFVEGVRWTEEEVGTNAIGTALQTGEAVMINGMEHYAIASHKWSCSAMPIYNERGIMMGVINFSCPITHSHPYMLGTVASMAYTIEQEIKIRSYRNELAFIQHAIKLADYYCNRHFIVCDQNEIIVSASKLVRQKIPKSIGMRLKEFLQYGYQIELESASLLTEGIEVSGKSLFLIEKEASASNRLFSAKTFHFEGEMGISETFQHTIKQVKQVASTEASVYLYGETGVGKELVARAIHENSSRKNGPFIALNCGAIPKDLMESELFGYVEGAFTGAKRQGYKGKFEQANEGTLFLDEIGEIPPAMQVALLRVLQERKVVPLGGNKEIPLNIRIITATHRNLNELVNEGTFRQDLYYRLNVYPIYIPSLRERREDLPLLASYICQQNNWNLPLTEELLDKLRNYHWPGNIRELQNVLQRLSILLLDEGIDYWELIHSMYSLGILQQVEEQVSMEFMDLENQLTIRERIQRDLMLEALQRTKGNVTAAAKLIDIPRSTFYKRLQKYGL, encoded by the coding sequence ATGCTAGCATCTACTTCTACTTTTAATAATTTGAGTACATGGAAACGTTTCATTAGTGAAGGGGTTCTCGATTCGGCACGTTTAAATAAGCAAATTGAGGAATCCTGGTACCGCTGCAGACAAGAACAAGTGAATCCATATTTAAGGGAAGGTAACTATGTTTTAACAAATGAGTTACTAACCGTACAAAGAGAAAAAAACGCATTGCTTATGGAAATAGCGTTACCTCATTTGGCAAGAATGAGCCCGTTGATTAAGGAATCTGGAATGATAGCATTATTAGTTGATTCAGATGGATATGTTTTATCTCTTTCAGGAAATGAAAAAACATTGGATGATGCGAGAAAAATCAATTTTGTAGAAGGGGTACGCTGGACAGAGGAAGAAGTAGGAACCAATGCAATTGGAACAGCCTTGCAAACAGGAGAAGCAGTGATGATCAATGGGATGGAACATTATGCTATTGCCTCTCATAAATGGAGTTGTTCAGCTATGCCCATTTATAATGAAAGGGGCATCATGATGGGGGTTATCAATTTTTCGTGCCCTATTACTCATTCCCACCCGTATATGCTAGGGACGGTTGCATCTATGGCGTACACAATTGAACAGGAAATTAAAATACGCTCCTATAGAAATGAATTAGCTTTTATCCAGCACGCTATCAAATTGGCAGATTATTATTGTAATCGTCATTTTATTGTTTGTGATCAAAACGAAATCATTGTTTCTGCTAGCAAACTAGTTCGACAAAAGATTCCTAAATCCATTGGAATGAGACTAAAAGAATTCTTACAATATGGATACCAAATCGAGTTGGAGAGTGCTTCGCTTCTCACAGAAGGTATAGAAGTATCAGGAAAATCCTTGTTTTTAATAGAGAAAGAGGCAAGTGCTTCAAATAGGCTGTTTTCTGCTAAAACATTTCATTTTGAAGGGGAGATGGGAATTAGTGAAACCTTTCAACATACAATCAAACAAGTAAAACAAGTGGCATCGACAGAAGCTAGCGTTTATTTATACGGAGAAACAGGTGTGGGCAAAGAGCTTGTTGCTAGAGCAATTCATGAGAATAGTTCACGTAAAAATGGGCCGTTTATCGCGTTAAATTGTGGAGCTATTCCAAAGGATTTAATGGAAAGTGAACTGTTTGGCTACGTGGAAGGGGCTTTTACAGGTGCGAAGCGTCAAGGATATAAAGGGAAGTTTGAACAGGCGAATGAAGGGACTCTGTTCCTTGATGAAATTGGTGAAATTCCGCCAGCTATGCAGGTGGCGTTATTACGCGTGTTGCAGGAAAGAAAGGTAGTTCCGCTTGGAGGGAATAAAGAAATCCCTTTAAATATTCGTATTATTACCGCAACACATCGTAACCTAAATGAGTTGGTTAATGAAGGGACCTTCCGCCAAGATTTATATTATCGTTTAAATGTCTATCCTATATATATTCCTTCTTTGCGGGAAAGAAGGGAGGATCTGCCTCTTCTCGCTTCTTATATTTGTCAACAAAATAACTGGAACCTTCCATTAACAGAAGAATTATTAGATAAATTGCGAAATTATCATTGGCCAGGGAATATAAGGGAGCTGCAGAATGTTCTGCAACGGTTATCTATTTTACTTTTAGATGAAGGGATTGATTATTGGGAATTAATACATTCTATGTATTCACTTGGTATCCTGCAACAAGTAGAGGAACAAGTCTCGATGGAGTTTATGGATTTAGAAAATCAACTAACCATTCGGGAGAGAATCCAAAGAGACTTAATGCTTGAAGCATTGCAAAGAACTAAAGGAAATGTTACAGCAGCGGCAAAATTAATAGATATTCCAAGAAGTACATTTTATAAACGACTCCAGAAATATGGTCTGTAG
- a CDS encoding VOC family protein, with translation MNFHSKPHTYVGQVHLLVSDLERSITFYKEMIGFQVLEQTKNQAVLTADGTTPLLTIEQPEGVQPKQPRTTGLYHFALLLPNRKELAKVLLHLLQNRYPMQGASDHSVSEALYLADPDGNGIEIYRDRPADMWNWQDDQVFMDTRRLDVESLLAEAEGEVWTGLPKETVMGHIHLHVADLRATEEFYIQALGFDIVLRYGPQALFTSTGRYHHHIGLNVWNGVGAPAPKPNSVGMKYFTLLLPNEESRVATVARLQQLGAYVVEKNGIAITRDPSGNEVHLLV, from the coding sequence ATGAACTTTCATAGCAAGCCTCATACGTATGTTGGGCAAGTGCATTTATTAGTGAGTGATTTAGAACGGAGCATTACATTTTATAAAGAAATGATTGGTTTTCAAGTATTAGAGCAAACAAAGAATCAGGCAGTATTAACGGCGGACGGAACAACACCGCTATTAACAATTGAGCAGCCAGAGGGAGTGCAGCCGAAGCAGCCGCGTACAACAGGGTTATACCACTTTGCACTTCTTTTACCTAATAGAAAAGAGTTAGCGAAAGTACTTCTGCATCTGTTACAAAATCGTTACCCGATGCAAGGGGCTTCTGATCATTCCGTTAGTGAGGCGCTTTATTTAGCGGATCCGGATGGAAATGGCATTGAAATTTATCGAGATCGTCCAGCTGATATGTGGAATTGGCAAGATGATCAAGTGTTTATGGATACAAGACGTTTAGACGTTGAGAGTTTATTAGCAGAAGCAGAGGGAGAAGTATGGACTGGTTTGCCAAAAGAGACAGTTATGGGACATATTCATTTACATGTGGCAGATTTACGGGCAACAGAAGAGTTTTATATACAGGCTCTTGGTTTCGATATTGTTCTTCGTTATGGCCCACAAGCATTATTTACTTCTACAGGTCGTTATCATCATCATATCGGCTTAAATGTTTGGAATGGTGTTGGTGCTCCGGCTCCAAAGCCAAATAGTGTCGGGATGAAGTATTTTACGCTGCTTCTTCCAAATGAAGAGTCACGAGTGGCGACTGTAGCAAGGCTTCAGCAGTTAGGTGCGTATGTCGTAGAAAAGAACGGTATTGCAATTACGAGAGATCCCTCAGGAAACGAGGTTCATTTATTAGTGTAG
- a CDS encoding DUF3006 domain-containing protein: MKKGIIDRFEEDFAVVEFNDTMEDIQKAKLPKEAAVGDVLVFDGDKITIDTKETAKLKQEIEDLMDELFDD, translated from the coding sequence ATGAAAAAAGGAATTATTGATCGATTTGAGGAAGATTTTGCAGTCGTTGAATTTAACGATACAATGGAGGATATTCAAAAGGCTAAATTGCCAAAAGAAGCCGCTGTTGGCGATGTTCTTGTATTCGATGGCGATAAAATCACTATCGATACAAAGGAAACAGCAAAGTTGAAGCAGGAAATTGAAGATTTAATGGATGAGCTATTTGACGATTGA
- a CDS encoding RNA-guided endonuclease InsQ/TnpB family protein, translating to MSTITAKIQIYVSDNQTQSLRITTSAYRKACNWLSKHIFETKNLNQTSLNNLYYSDLRNQFGLKSQMAQSVMKTVIARYKSAKSNGHEWSLIEFKLPEYDLVWNRDYSLTKNQFSVNTLDGRLKLNYERKAMKKYFNGTWKFGTAKLVHKYKKWFLHIPMTKEYPVLGLADVNSIVGIDLGINFLATTYDSQGKTTFYNGNIVKHKRGKFKATRKQLQMRQTPSARKKLKQIGSRENGYVTDVNHQITKALVDKYPRGTMFVLEDLTGVRTETEKVRVKNRYVSVSWAFYQFRQMLEYKAELNGHKVIAVDPKYTSQTCPKCGHVEKANRNKTLHTFKCKNCQYQSNDDRIGAMNLHRKGIEHIGVVTARVQLLR from the coding sequence ATGTCTACCATTACTGCAAAGATACAAATCTATGTTTCCGATAATCAAACTCAAAGTTTAAGGATAACGACTAGTGCTTATCGCAAAGCTTGTAATTGGTTATCGAAACACATATTTGAAACAAAAAACCTAAACCAAACAAGTCTTAATAACTTGTATTATTCTGATTTGCGAAATCAATTTGGACTAAAAAGTCAAATGGCTCAATCCGTGATGAAAACCGTAATCGCTCGTTACAAGTCGGCTAAATCGAATGGACATGAATGGTCTTTGATTGAATTTAAACTTCCTGAATATGACCTTGTATGGAATCGTGATTACTCACTAACTAAAAATCAATTTAGCGTAAATACATTGGATGGTCGTCTAAAGCTAAATTATGAGCGTAAGGCTATGAAGAAATACTTCAATGGTACTTGGAAATTTGGCACTGCTAAATTAGTGCATAAGTACAAGAAGTGGTTCTTGCATATCCCGATGACAAAAGAGTACCCAGTATTAGGCCTAGCAGATGTAAATAGTATTGTCGGTATTGACTTAGGAATTAACTTTCTTGCTACTACTTATGATAGTCAAGGTAAAACCACTTTCTATAATGGCAACATTGTTAAGCATAAGCGTGGTAAGTTTAAAGCTACTCGCAAACAACTCCAAATGCGACAAACACCATCTGCTCGTAAGAAACTAAAACAAATTGGTTCAAGAGAAAACGGTTATGTAACGGATGTAAACCATCAAATTACAAAGGCACTCGTTGATAAATACCCTAGAGGTACTATGTTTGTTTTAGAAGATTTGACAGGTGTTCGTACCGAGACTGAAAAAGTACGAGTGAAAAACCGCTATGTTTCGGTGTCTTGGGCTTTCTACCAGTTCCGTCAAATGCTTGAGTATAAAGCTGAATTGAATGGACATAAGGTGATTGCGGTAGACCCAAAATATACTTCTCAAACTTGCCCTAAATGTGGACACGTTGAGAAAGCGAATCGCAATAAAACACTACACACTTTTAAGTGTAAAAATTGCCAATACCAATCAAATGATGATCGTATTGGCGCTATGAATCTACACCGTAAAGGCATTGAACATATTGGTGTAGTTACCGCAAGAGTACAGCTCTTGCGGTAG
- a CDS encoding QueT transporter family protein, which yields MNSRTLIVNGILAALYVAVSLVINPIAFSAIQFRIPELFNHLIVFNKKYIYGIVAGVFITNLFSPMAAYDLIFGVGQSLLALLIVIFASRYIKNIKVLMIINILVFTFTMFMIALELHLALGFPFWLSWFTTAVGEFTVMLIGAPIIYAMNKRIQFSKWIS from the coding sequence ATGAATAGCAGAACATTAATAGTCAATGGAATTTTAGCAGCCCTGTATGTGGCTGTCTCACTTGTGATTAACCCAATTGCTTTTTCCGCAATTCAGTTTCGGATTCCTGAACTGTTTAATCATTTGATTGTATTCAACAAAAAGTATATTTACGGAATTGTAGCTGGGGTGTTTATTACCAATTTATTTTCCCCAATGGCTGCTTACGATTTAATTTTTGGCGTTGGACAGTCCTTACTAGCACTACTCATTGTGATTTTTGCTTCACGTTATATTAAGAATATTAAAGTGTTGATGATCATTAATATTCTCGTATTCACATTCACGATGTTTATGATTGCGCTTGAACTTCATCTTGCACTAGGATTTCCGTTCTGGCTTAGCTGGTTCACAACAGCGGTTGGAGAGTTTACCGTCATGCTAATCGGAGCTCCTATTATATATGCCATGAATAAACGCATTCAATTTTCAAAATGGATTTCCTAA
- a CDS encoding N-acetyltransferase → MVNIRKAKASDVEAIYSLINMYAQQGLLLPRTRESLYENLQAICVATIDDQVVGAASLHILGKDLSEIRSLVVAEEAKGRGIGKLLVEQIVEETRKIEIKKLISLTYQVTFFEKCGFQVIQKDEMPQKVWKDCLNCSKFPTCDEIAMAIYL, encoded by the coding sequence ATGGTGAACATTCGGAAGGCTAAAGCAAGTGATGTAGAGGCTATTTATAGCTTGATTAATATGTATGCTCAACAAGGTCTTTTGCTCCCGCGTACCCGCGAGTCATTGTATGAAAATCTTCAGGCTATCTGCGTGGCAACTATTGATGATCAGGTTGTAGGGGCAGCGAGTCTTCATATATTAGGAAAAGATTTATCAGAGATTCGCTCGCTTGTCGTAGCTGAAGAGGCAAAGGGAAGAGGGATAGGCAAATTACTTGTTGAACAGATTGTAGAAGAAACAAGAAAAATTGAAATTAAAAAGCTCATTTCTCTTACTTATCAAGTTACATTTTTTGAAAAATGCGGATTTCAGGTGATTCAGAAAGATGAGATGCCTCAAAAAGTGTGGAAGGACTGTTTGAATTGCAGCAAGTTCCCAACTTGTGATGAAATTGCTATGGCTATATATCTGTAA